The Euphorbia lathyris chromosome 2, ddEupLath1.1, whole genome shotgun sequence genome includes a window with the following:
- the LOC136216872 gene encoding FCS-Like Zinc finger 15, producing MVGLSIVLEARNCSSFEKEKTPQVINKATLMMITKPPSSPTSFPSSPTTFRLPTFLEHCFLCRHKLSPGKDIYMYKGDRAFCSVECRCRQIFMDEEEILMKDNCSLAAIKPTSGSSASTTSSRGSTASSHGSGHRKNNTRNRAGGFAY from the exons ATGGTGGGTTTAAGCATAGTTTTAGAAGCACGAAATTGCAGTAGtttcgaaaaagaaaaaactccACAAGTTATAAACAAAGCTACTTTGATGATGATAACTAAACCACCGTCTTCTCCGACCTCCTTCCCTTCTTCTCCGACCACTTTCCGACTACCTACTTTCCTCGAACATTGCTTTCTTTGTCGACACAAACTCTCCCCGGGGAAAGATATCTACATGTACAA AGGAGACAGAGCTTTTTGCAGCGTGGAGTGCCGGTGTAGGCAGATTTTTATGGACGAGGAAGAAATTCTGATGAAAGATAACTGTTCACTGGCGGCGATTAAACCGACTTCTGGTTCTTCAGCTTCTACGACGTCGTCGCGGGGTTCAACGGCGTCGTCTCATGGTTCTGGTCACCGGAAAAACAATACAAGAAACCGAGCGGGTGGTTTTGCGTATTGA